From Paenibacillus graminis, a single genomic window includes:
- a CDS encoding GNAT family N-acetyltransferase, giving the protein MTAQNYSIEDAAAGDLAAIVDIYNSTVAGRMVTADLEPVSVADREKWFQEHNSHHRPLWVLKKDGEIAAWFSFQSFYGRPAYNGTAEISVYVNEKFRGTGAGSLLLAKALEECPRLGLQNLVGFVFGHNEPSLSLLRKFGFEQWGLLPGVAEMDGVLRDLVIIGRKL; this is encoded by the coding sequence ATGACAGCGCAGAATTACAGTATTGAAGATGCGGCAGCCGGGGACTTGGCGGCGATTGTGGATATTTATAACTCGACGGTTGCAGGCAGGATGGTGACTGCCGATCTTGAGCCGGTGAGCGTTGCGGACAGAGAGAAGTGGTTTCAGGAGCATAACAGTCATCACAGGCCGCTCTGGGTTCTGAAAAAAGACGGAGAAATCGCCGCCTGGTTCAGCTTCCAGTCTTTTTACGGCCGACCGGCTTATAACGGAACTGCGGAAATCAGTGTCTATGTAAATGAAAAATTCCGCGGCACAGGGGCAGGAAGCCTGCTGCTGGCCAAAGCTCTGGAGGAATGCCCCCGCCTGGGTCTGCAGAATCTGGTCGGCTTTGTGTTTGGCCACAATGAGCCAAGCCTGTCGCTGCTGCGGAAATTTGGTTTTGAACAATGGGGCCTGCTGCCAGGTGTAGCTGAGATGGACGGCGTTCTGCGTGATCTGGTAATTATCGGCCGCAAGCTGTAA
- a CDS encoding winged helix-turn-helix transcriptional regulator has protein sequence MKSTDLCPRLQKSMDIIGRRWTGLIIYQLLQGPQRFSVIEAALPVSGRLLSERLKELEQEGIVLREVFPETPVRIQYSLTDKGRALESVIRGLQQWSDSWITSEECQPEPSQPQ, from the coding sequence ATGAAATCTACAGATTTGTGTCCACGGTTACAAAAAAGCATGGATATCATCGGCAGACGTTGGACGGGCTTAATCATCTACCAGCTTCTCCAGGGACCGCAGCGGTTCAGTGTCATCGAAGCCGCCCTGCCGGTCAGCGGCAGACTGCTCTCCGAACGGCTCAAGGAACTTGAGCAGGAGGGGATTGTCCTCCGTGAGGTATTCCCGGAGACACCTGTCCGCATCCAATATTCTTTGACGGATAAGGGACGCGCACTGGAATCTGTGATCCGTGGCCTGCAGCAGTGGTCGGATTCATGGATTACCTCTGAAGAGTGCCAGCCTGAACCCAGCCAACCGCAATAA